A region of the Brienomyrus brachyistius isolate T26 chromosome 10, BBRACH_0.4, whole genome shotgun sequence genome:
ACGATAAATTGTGTCTGCACAGGCAGACTGAAAGCACTTCCTTTTATGTTTATTGAATGCAAGCAGCAGTGAGGGAAGTTTTTATTTGTGTATTAATTAGAGCCCTATAACTATACAGCCTTGCTTTGCGGTTCTTGCACCTTTCCTGTGGATGGACATGGGGGAGCTGTCAAAGCTGCAGGCCAAAGCCTTCTCTCTCTGCTTGAAGAAGTCCCGAGGATTCTCCGGTCGCTGCGCGATAATGGCCGCTGCCTCCTGTAACATACATACAATGCTACTATAAACTAAGCCCTTCAAAGCCTGAACAGCAGTCACAAATGAAAATTACTGGCTACTTTTGCTAGGACATACACATCTTCTCATTGTAGTACAACATTAGGATCTCCAGCTCCCCCTGGTGGGAAACGTTAAAAAAGAAGCATACCTCCACTTCTGATTCTCTTTTCTCCTGTGTTGCTTCATGGGTCTGTGTGAGAACATCCATATAATTCTGACATTAGTAAttcaccattcactcatccattttctctaaccgcttgtcctgttcaggatcgcgcggggggtccggagcctatcccggggggttatggacacaaggcagggaacaaccccggatggggcgccaacccatcgcagggcacactcacacaccattcactcacacaggcacacctacggacaatttggtcactccaattagcctcagcatgttttgggactgtggggggaaaccagagaacccagaggaaaccctacaatgtcacagggagaacatgcaaactccgcacacatggagTCACGGCGGAGAGAAGGAGAAGCAGGAGGAAGACAGAAGGatggacatttatttatttatctggctcagtgggtagagcTTTGGTCACACACATCCAACATTGTGTGTTCAGCTCCCTGTGTGTCTTAGGAGTTTGTATATATTTATCACAACACaaccctgtaaagcactttgacacaactttgttgtgaaaggcgctgtaaaaaaaataaatgtatcgTATATATTTGACTTGCTCAATTTTTCTGCTTGGAAAATATTTTGTAGGGTTTTGATAACTCCGACTAATGTGCTACCACTGGCAATTTAGCAAACTACAGTAGGTTACTACTGTTCAGGAAATCACCCAGTCCTCAGTGTCATTCCATTGACCTTTAAAGTCTTTTGACATGGTGGCGGTACGACTTAAGAAATAAAGTCCTTCAGCAAGGAATGTTTCTCTCATGATCTTAAACCGTATAACTTTACTGGGTTCAAGAGCTCCACACCAATTACGCCGATGCTAATAAATGTGAACTGGTCCCTCTCGTCACAAAACTGCCCCCAGAGTGTGACTGTATGCATCCTGTGATGAAGTAGCATCCTGTCTATGTTGTACACAGTGTGTCCTGGGATATTATAATCTATGATAAAATGCCACAGATCTTCGATGAGCTCTCATCGATGCTCTGAAGTCCTCTTAAATCCACAATGTCTTCAAAACTCTTCAAAGGAAAATCCCAGCAAAATCAACAACACCCGTGTAAGACAGAAAGCTTTGCTTACAACGACGACCCGTGTCCTGTCCATGGCGGATTGGTCTATCTCCTGGTTCTGCAGCTTCCTCCTGTAAGCACAGAGTGACACGGCATTCAGCTGACGTCAGACAGCCATGCCCTCTCATGTTGGTGCTACCACCGGCCTACCGGAGTTCCTCGATCTGCCGTTCCCTCTCCCGGTACCGCTTCTCCCGTTCCTCCTGCTCTCTGCGCTCCAACTCCATCCGCTCCTCCTCAAACCTCCTCCGTTCAGCCGCAACCTTCCTCCGCTCCTCCTCTTTGCGTAACTCCTCTTCGCGCTGCGATGGACGAAGAGTGCAACCAGAGACATGTTATCAAGGCAATACACAGTCCTATGTTACTGCCTGAATGGAGGATAATACCGAACAATAAGTCCAGTATATTGTTTGGGAAACTGAGATTGCTGCAATTTGTGCTCACTGGCCTTGGAAAAACTTCATCGGAACGGAATGCAGAACAGCACAGTAAGATCTGATCCTGTTTATCCATTATTtcacactgaaatacacaggcacAGCAATAAGTCACTGCATTCTTGGCACTTCATGTGCCCTTAACTGCTACCGCCTAATACACTATGCTCATTTGGCTGATAGCAATGACCCAGGGAACTAGTTTGCATTAACTGGCAATGATACAACCGGCCCGGAGGCTGTAAAGTACTGAAAAATTAAGAGAGACATGTGATTCTGCACGATAGTGCAGTTGTGCAAAGTGACCAAATAACAAATCGTCCAGAAAGTCCTGGAAAAAAGGCTTACCTGGGCCTGTTCCCAGAATGCCTCTctgctgatttttttaattTCGATCTCAGCATTTGTCTTCTGGTAGGACGTGCCCTGGGAAAGAAGAGGTGTGATTATCCTGGAGATCGTGAGACCAGCTTGTTCATTAAGGCCAGTAGGGAGAGGCAATAgcagcggagtccagagatcccCTATCCGCTGCATATAGAACCATTAAAAAGACAAAATCCTGATTGCTGTGAATAACGAAAATGGAAGACAAGGTTAAATCTTAAAAGTACAACGGTGTCCTGCTCGATGGTGTTATGATGGGTAGGTTACTTTAATATCTGGTTTGTTAGAGTGAATGTGTCTTCCTGCGTAATTACCACTGCAGGCAGATAAAAATGGGAAATGGATGTGTCACTGTCATTTGCAGACAGGGACGACCTGTCAGTttgagaagctgcagtgattcAGCGAGCGATACACCTGTGAGACGGCCCGAAAACGACACAGCGAGAAAGCACCGGATAACGCAAAACTGCTACACGAAAATAGCTAAAAGCAGGTGCAATCCAGATCTGCCAACATTTTTCAACTAGATATTAGCATGCTTTTTTGAGACCAGCAGGTGTACTTGTCGACACACAGCTTGGCTTAGTTTTACTCCGCACGCAAGTTGAGCATTTTAGATGGAAAACCTGCCAGCGTCTACTTTGAAAATACAGGGAGGTGAATGGCTGGTGCACAATTTGAGAAGGTGAGAAGCCTGATCTGCATTAATGAAGACACTAACTGCATAAGTAAGTAACAGCATAACGGCAATTCGTGTATATTGCTTAGCATATGAGCTCTTAAAGAAGTGAATATGTACGGCCAAAAGTACGTGGATACCCTTAGTAATTGGAGGAATTTGCTAATGGCAGAACACCGTGCTAATAGCTAAGCGTGGTGCCATGCGATCGCCAGCAGCATAGAGGATGGTTGTACAGATGGGGTTAGTGACTTTCAACCTGGCAGTATCCCAGGATGCATCCTTCCAGCAACATGGCCGTTCTCCACATTTCTGTCCTGCTAGATCTGCACTGGCCAACTGCGAGTGAAGTGTCTGTGAAGTGGAAACATCTGGGAGCAGGTTCAGCTGCGAGGTGGGGGCCACACAAGCTCTCAGAGAGGGACCTGATCACCCAACATCAATACCCAACCGGAATGGCGGCAAATCCCACCAGCGATGTCCCAGCATCTAATGGAAAGCCCTCCCAGAAGATCAGAGGCTATTATAGCAGCTAAGGGTGGACAACCTTcatattaaacaaaaacatgATTTCAGAAGGAGATGCTGGACAAACTGGTGTCCACATACTTATGGGCATATAATGTAAATATCAATGCACAATTAATGTTTATAagattattaattaatagattaacAACGGTTGTCTAAATATAATGTTCCTTCAGATGGCTaaaatgtctttatttctcAGATATTAATATTTCTTTTTCAGATATTAATCACTCATAATCAAATAATAATCATCTCTCCCACTTACTCCTGCTTACTCCTCTTATTTCCCTAAATTTATTAGCAGGACTGAAAATGTGCATAAAATATATCCATTACCTGGACATTACCTCAGTGAATCATTTGGGAAAATACGATGTAACATAAAATGAGATGCCTGAGCTAATTTTAAGTCCAGCAGGTTgggccacccacccccccccccacctctgatGACAACAGCATAAATGTACTTAATTCCAATATCTGCCTCACAATTAGCCGAAGAGAATTGACATAATTTCGTTTTACGAAATATTAAATCTAATGCACATACCTTTCTATCCCTTAATGgaatatttaatttagcatcACAGAATGTTACATGTGCACTAAAGTGATGGGATTAACAACATCCAGGCAGAAAAGTCATTTCTTTTAAGGCATGTCTTTCACCTTATCACACCTCACCACACACTGCTTGTGTCACCCATGACACATCCAATAATTCcccataaatacattttattcataacataATAAAATGCTTTAAAGCACTGCACAAATCTTAATATATTGCGTAATACTTTACCTGTTTTTGGTTATCAATGCAGTACATGCATATACACAATGCAAAAAGACAGAGATTCTCACTCATATGTACCAAATGCCCAAACTTTATAATATAGGATGACAGCCACCAGCCCCCAAACCCCTTACCGCAGTGTCAGTCCTGTCCTCGTCCCCCATTCGCAGGTGACTGAGCACTGGACTGGTCACTGGAGCCACCCCATTAGTTAGCCTCTGTTCAATAGCTGATGGGTCAATGTCCTCCAGGCTGCTGGCATTAACGATGATATCAACTCCCTGTGGACCAAAAGCAGAAATGGGAAATTCGCTCCCCCAGACTGACCAGTCAGTCACAATCCTGGCCCCCTAGGTATGGAATACTCATATTTAACAGCTCTGCACTCTAGTGTGCGCTAGACTCACCAGACAGTGTGAGTATACAGAGCACAGGCCGAGCACAAGAATAATCACTAAGATAATCACCTTACAACGCAGATGCTGAGCCGGCTTTCATCTCCTGATGCTAGGTGGCATTTCTGATACTAACAGCTACTAACCACAAACCACCACCATGCATCAAACAGAAACCGCAAATTAATTCATACCATCAAATATTAGACTTCTCAGATCATggcgtattttttattttttttaatgatatacATCTGATACTGGGGAAAATGCTAAGTGGCAAATACTAAAATACACTGCAAACAGGTTTAAAAATGCTGACCAACCCTAGCTGCTGGTTGTCTGTTAGGAAAGAGGACTTAATTACTCTGAGAGAGATCTGTTCTGGGGACATTCAGCAAGATCTACGGGGCGATTCTGCCATGGAAGGTCTCAGGTGAAAACAAAAGAGGACAAAAGCACAGACTACCTGACCTGCTGTGTTGGTGCAAGACGGAAAACAACTGCCGTCAATCTTTATGGCAAACGCTATAGTAACACAGTGATACAGTGACACAGCCATGCACTGTCCCACGGGTGGCCAGTTAACTATTCGCTCACCTGGAAGAAGTCGGCGATTGTGGCCACATGACTGGCGCAGGCGCACTTCCTGGCATCGGGAACGTCGTCCCCGACCTGGCGGGAAAAAGCCTTCAAGCTTCAAGCTTTTATTCGCCACAGAGACAATCATACGCTGTACGACTGTGAGGtgaaatgcttttccacccacTTCCGGCAACGTGCTTGACGAAAGACGCAATGCAAAGAAAGCAAAACAGCATAAATAGATAAAAATATTAAGCATAAAATAAAAGAATTTTGACAATAAAATACATAGTACATCAACAACTGAAAAGATGCGTATAATACATGAATATGTGAATAATCCATTCTTATCTTTGTACAAAAGTATAAAGTGGTGCTGCAAAACATTGTATTCATCAGAGATTAGTACAAGATTAGTATAGATAATTTTTACCTGGTTATTCAGCCTAAAAACTATGCAGAATACAGGTGTTTGTGACTATCCTAAAActggccagtagggggtgctCATTTACAGATACCCATTCATTCCAACCCCTTGACTGAATCTGGGCCTTACAACAGAACAGCTATACAAAAGTCTTTCTGAGATGGCcagcccgcccgcccgcccgtcTTGCTGCATTCTTGTAAAGGTTGGAGTTGTACTTCTAGGGCTTTGGCCAAAATTACAACAATTTTTTCCTAACTTCCTCACCATTTATGCATCCCCacatttagcaaaaaaaaaaaattaaaattcttGTCTTTCAGCTGGTTAACGTGGGATTATCTGCTACGTCACTTAGGTGGGTGTCGAAGGGGGGAGGTGGATGGGGCTGATTATCACTGTAACTGTAAAGcatatttttttattgctgtaAAAGACACTTTCTATTTTAATCCATATATGAAGGTGGTGTGTAGCTCTGCAGGTTAGGAAGAGATTCTTTGCTCATGaagggaaggttgctggttcaaatcccgtagcTTATTTGTCACCATTTGAGGGTGGTCTGCACCCCCTGTGGGTTAGCACAGGACTCTTTGCTCATGATTAGAAGGTAATAATAACAGTAAAGTAATATATGGAAATCATTTACTAGATAAAGAAAATCCATCTCTTTAAAGCAGGTGTGTGTTAGAAAGGATTAAACCCCTTGTGATGAGTGGAGTCGATCCCTGAATATTCACTGCTTTCCCCTAAAGGAAGGTAAACAGAAGGCCAGCCAGCCTAGATAACGCATCACATTCTCGCAGTATGGAAAACAGCTCTGCGCTGCAGCAAATGTCACTGCAAGCGCAGTGAGAGTAGTATAGGTGAAGTATGGCGCTTCTGGGTGGCATACAGCCCATTGCCCAGGCCGTAGGGTGAGGGTGTGTCGACGGCGTGCTCCGCTCACCCAGTTGATCAGGATGTACTGGGGGATGGCCAGTACAGACTCCCTTATGCTACAGAAGCCATACATCACGCTCGTGCTGTCAAAGGTGTCGCTGATCTCAGGTAACCCCCCATCTGTAAAGCACAGGAGAAAATACAGGCGACTCTGGAGAGGAACGCCCAGATGCACTGCAATGCACACAATCAATACTGCGGTGCACTGGAAATCTTGTCCTGTGACAGGCGCTGTTTTAGTGATCTCAATCCTTACGTTACAAAGAAATGCCGACCAGAAAGGTGTGAGCCATTTATCCCAGTGATTTCCAGTTACGCAGGCCAAGAAAAAAGTAAAGGTTCGTAAAAACAAAACTCACCGCCCAAAGATTCGAGCTTGAGATCATTGCTGTCACCTTCATATGTGTATAAAGCCCTGCAGAGAGAGATGAGGAGAACTCACTGACAGGAATCTGTAGCTGGGCAGAGTGACCGGGACCCTATCGCAGGATGCGAATGCAGGTATCAGCATGGCTCCGCTGAGTGCTTGTGATGACTGTCAAAGGAAACTGATCCCACTAATATTATCTGACAGCATGAGCTCATCAGTTCTTCAAAAAAAATGTCTTCAGTTCTGCATGTAATAAGGTTTACAATTCAGTTATGCGTCTCAGAATGAACACAGGAATGGAACTGACTGCTCTGAATACTGGGAGGATATCAGCACTGATAATTACCATTCTGTTCAAGCAGTGTGTAACTAATCTATTGGCCTACAATCAGATTCAATAAATTGCATTTATTTGGAGAAATATGAACCACCAGAGAAGGTATTCATCTCGCAATTCACAAAAGTCTGTGGCTATATTCCGACCTAAATAAGGGTTTGAGATTACAGGCGAAAGAACAATACTGGAAACAGAGCTACAGACACCTGTCAACATCATCCTCACAAACACATTTACAATCCACTGGCCTTTGGCCTGATACACAAAAAACCTGTGATACAATTTTTAGCAAAAGTGTGTCACCCGGACGGTAAAAGGTGCCTTTGCCTTCTGTCTGACTGTGAAAAATGTGGAGTGTAGTTGCTGTTCTGCTCTCTCTTTTTCCTGCCTGCAGGGTTCTTCGGCTTTTTATAAGTGGAGAGGCTGGAGATGTGAGTCAGAACAAAGGCATCCCTTGTGACCATTCCTTTTACTGAAACCCTTATTTACTTTTAAGCCTTTCACTCATGAACATGAGATTTTCTATCCACAAGGTGTTCCCTGGAAAATGACAGGaactttttttcttcatttacaCAATCACTAGCACAAAAGCTCACGTCTCCTTCATCAGCAACCTGCGCAGGAACCACTCACGAGAAACCTGTGATTTTCCAATAGAGAAACAAACGTGCATCTCTCATTCATTCCCATGTGCTTCCTGGATGTTCCCCTAACCTGTGGCTCCACCCCCCACTTTCTCGCCCTTTAGCCATCTGCTCCCCAAGCTCCTGACTCCTGATGTTCAGCATTAGCCTTTATGCTGCCGCTTATGCCTAGAACTCATAACCGAGTCCCTGCATGTCACTAAGCTCGCTTTGCTCCAGTAATTATAATATCCACCCTGGTGTTTTCATCTTCTAATTAAGGTTTAAAAATAGCACAGTCCATATTAAtgataaatcctttatttgccatttgcacaagtccACCGGAACGCTTCTCTTGGCCTACTCCATCCTGCTCTCCATAGGGTGGggttcacagcacagggtcacaaACATGCAACCCCTCTGGAGGTGGAGGTTCAGAGCCTTGTTAAGGGCGCACGGCCGTGTGACCGCTCTGCCTAGGctggggcttgaaccagcaatcttccgatgacaggcacagagactgaGCCACACAATGTCACccaaataaattttttttggaAAGATTTTTTTGGGCTTTACCCATGCAGGGAATAAGCTACAATATACAGGAGGGAGAATAAGATCCGTACAACTTCTCGAAACCTCACTCTGCCATTTTCACTCATCATACAGCAAATGATAGCAGTGCTTTGATATCAGCTTTGCCAGGCAGGATACACGCAGAATAAAGACACGCAGGTTTTAGAAGATAAACAAAACACCTACTTCTCTACCTGTTGCGAACGTGATTTACCATTACGCGTTTGTACCAAaaagcaacaacaaaaaactgTCAAATGACACTATTATGTCACATGAGCCGACATTTGGACTGGGGACTAGATGAAAAAGCTGTACTGTAGCTGCCACCTGGGCAGAGAAGGACAGACGGCAGAATCTGAGCAGTAGCTTCACATTTTACCCCAAGTCCACATTCATCACTTTATATATGATGATGGAAGGAGAGGGAGATGTAGGGGTTAACCAAGATGTAGCATGTGTGATATTTATAGTATGCATGAAGCAGAACCGGAAAACAGACTAAGCAGAGTGAGATAGCACAGCAGAATGGCGTCCCGAATGTTGTGAGGGAAGCAAGCTCTGTCCACCCGTAACCTTAGCTGCACGCTTTGTCTGATGTTAGCCTCCTTTTCGACCTTAAAGGACCCCCTCAAAGTCTGTGTTGGGAAACCCTTCAGAATACAAGCTGTTACAATCCTGGACCCCATGAACATTCATTTGTAATGCGCACATCACACACTCATACTGAAGCATTTTTACATAACTGAAACCAAGTCGAAGCAAACTATTACCTTCCAACCATTTATGCTAATCAGTGGCACAGGACCCTGGGGACTGTGCCAGGCAACAAAGGGCACAGCtactgcatgggatgccaataCATAACTGGGcatgtacacgcacacacacacacacacatttgtattcatatctttgtggggaccatccatttagtttcatttcagttttcgattgcagtcacagatttttataaaattgagtttccccttgtggggggcTGAAAAcatagtccccacaatgtcaaaataacaggtttttatcacattatggggacatttggtccccaccatgtaatatatacataacacatACAGTGGgaggaagccagaggaaacccaccaaacacaggaagaacatgcagacagacagagaagccGGGATTCAAACTGGCAGCCCTGGAGGTGGGAGGCATCAGCGCGTCTCCCTGACTCAGTCCGTACTATTACCATGAAAGATGATTCACTGAACAACATGGGGTCAACTGCCTCTTACCTGGCTCTCAGTCAAGTGATCTTCACAGGTGTCCACATAAAAGAAAATGTATCTCATAGCTGGAATATACAAAGTCTTACTTAAAGAAACACTGGCAGCTAGTGAAATCAAACCAGGAGAGGTTAGCAGAAGGTTAAGAAAATGGAAGACTGAGCACAAATATCAGACTTGTATCGCCCTCGGTTGCTACTTCCCCTGTTGCGTAGAATCAGATGGGACACGTGAACTGGAGCTAAGTAATTAAGCTGAAGTCCCTGTGGATGTTAATGTGTTACTATCCTGCAGTGCTGCACAGCCATTATGCAGTCCGTGATTGTTAAAGACTAGAGCCCAGGTGCATCATGGGACCATTTCAGGCGTCTGTTTATCACTGCCTTACAGAGGGAAATAACCAGTCAGCAATCTGGCTAAAGCTGCTAAAAAAGTAAGCAAAAAAACCCCATTATTCATCTATAAGAGACTCCAGTTTTGATTTTAAGTGATTGTAATGCAAATGAGGAGCTGCGAAGCATTTTCCTGGGCCAGACCGATCATTTTGGCAAATTATTCAAGGAGAAATCATCTCCATCTATCCATAAGCTGACAtcacccagccccccccccccccctcatgaaAGAGGTCACTATCAGGAAGTGCTGCCTTTCAGTTATGTAAGGGCctgattattaaattattatttcagaGAGATGACTTACACTGGATCTCTCAATGGTTTTTATTAACGGATTTCGGCAGCGAGTCCTTCTGTGTAGCGCTGTTGGAAAGTGAGGAGACTGTCAGTAGCATGGGGGGGGCTCATTGGCCAGTATCTTCCAGTCTACAGCTATAAAAACACacgccttttttttttacaatgtgATGTCAGGGGCAGCACAGAAATCACGCTACAAAACCTACCAGCTCCAAAACGGACTCATGGTAAAAATCTTTTTATGATAAGgaatatcttaatagcagcagaactATTATCTATATTGGTGGAATAtttattcagtgttttttttttttatacagtgGCCATTTTGTTTGGCGAGGTTAATGGTTAGCATGAACAAAAATAAgcgaaataattaaaaaaaactaaaataaaaatgaataaaactgCCCACACCAGCGGATGCCAGGTTCCTCTCTTCCTCACTCTTTCTGTTCCTCGTCTGCTCTCAGTGCTCCTGACACTAATTACCGACAGCCTCTGTTGAAGCAGGTTGCACAGTCCAAGGTACCCTATAGACCAGCACATCAGGCAGCGCCGCACCACTAAACAGATCACGAGAACGCCCTCCCACACACGTATACAGGCACCAGCCACACATCCATCACCGAACAGCTTGGGCTGGGCCCTCTCAGGTGAGCCGTCGGCTACAGCCAGCGAGTTATGTCTGACGTCGGTACCAGAGATGGGTAAATAACATTCACTGAGAAAATAGGATTCTAGGACACGTTTGCCTAGATAACAGCCATTTGCGTAATAATGTAGGTTACATACACACTCAGTGGAAGCTGAAGGTAGGCAAGGCGCTGGGATAAACTGACCAGTTATGTCTCCGGGGTGACCGATCACCTGCCATGGGCCAGAAAGGAAATGAAATCCAGTAGCAACCGTTTTCTCATTAGCGTTTGAATGGGGTTAGCGGATAAGTCTACGGACTGGAGGCCCATTCACTGTAATGAGCTGCATTTGAagcattatttgtttttttcttgtaaTGAAGTTCTTCTGTTTGGTTGAACCATTTTTCTTAGCACTTCTGTTCTGCCCTCATGGCAGGACTCTACCCCTCCGCTGTGAACGGATCAGCGTCACCGGGCTCCAGATTGTGCGAAATTAGTTTGGAACTGTCAAGTATTTGACGTCCCAGAGGACCAGCACATGAGCAAGTGCTGACAGAGGCTTCGTCGCTAGTCCAGACCAGGCCTGGTCTGCAGGAGAAGGTCCTGAAAGCACTTGGCGAAGTCGAGGGGCCGTACGGCAAGGCAGACCGCTGGCATTCCGCTTCTTGTTCTGGACAAACGCGACGCCATCCAATCATCACCCACTGATCACCACGGGAAGGGGGTGTAAGGGGAAGATGCAGATAAAGGAGAGAGTAATCACGCCTCCCCCTGCCTCATCTTGGGTTATGGACAGTGAGATCACAATAAAGGAACTGGGTGGGAAAATGAGAAAAGGCTGTTTGAATGGTGCGGAATGAATGTGAACATTAACACTGCATATACATAGTGCATGTGTGAGAAGAAGTGACAAGGAGATTTTTATAGTATGTCAATAACTACCACCATGTTCGCACTGGGCTATATCTGCCAGGTGGGAGTAGTAAAAAAACCTTCCTAGCTTAGGTCCCACCATTACTACCAAAATAAGACAATTTTATCTTCATTACTACAATAAATCATTATATTCTTGAAGTCACGGGTATCGCGGTCTGAGATAGCAGAAGCAAGTTTAATTATATGAAATGTACAAAATTTAAGAATTTTTGAGTCGGATGTTTTCCTGCACAAACAATGCATGAAAAATAAGGAAGAATcgttttgttattttttcacTCTTTTCTTGACACTTTGCAAATCAGCCTCTAGTTTCCTTTAATAGGATCCTTATGTAAGCGTTACCATTTTGACTCCAGGCACGACtccaacag
Encoded here:
- the LOC125751096 gene encoding drebrin-like isoform X3 — its product is MAVNLSKNRLELLTAYQDVTNDTSPIDWALYTYEGDSNDLKLESLGDGGLPEISDTFDSTSVMYGFCSIRESVLAIPQYILINWVGDDVPDARKCACASHVATIADFFQGVDIIVNASSLEDIDPSAIEQRLTNGVAPVTSPVLSHLRMGDEDRTDTAGTSYQKTNAEIEIKKISREAFWEQAQREEELRKEEERRKVAAERRRFEEERMELERREQEEREKRYRERERQIEELRRKLQNQEIDQSAMDRTRVVVTHEATQEKRESEVEEAAAIIAQRPENPRDFFKQREKALACSFDSSPMSIHRKESDDYESSDYSITMIHYPSIPKIVTTPIEEEENEDVALEEYGVSLTSEVQTSGNMAEVTVVLSSDPEEHIFPDSGSPQQETGCLPHSWEVPEDLPTDQPSVAASPLSAELCILPEPPEGFSNVGADSVTFCDDLRDEDEPSSLVDIEGQHQMTLSYRQALEQASGCDSQDLDDAQLLMTNGDSLLKEGTQASEGYFSQSQEEEFAQADECSAKEMPAPFFYNKPPEIDITCWDTDPITEDDEYGTAE